The proteins below are encoded in one region of Triticum aestivum cultivar Chinese Spring chromosome 1B, IWGSC CS RefSeq v2.1, whole genome shotgun sequence:
- the LOC123101272 gene encoding calmodulin-like protein 3, producing the protein MWAMVMMDQNVLIALVSYLLMLILGPLIIDVILVSKKIWSFLHTFTKYLAHDDTLVVDSMVLDDSPASPAKVTGGGGLTSRDIEIVTARLGLTGWRYQGCEGISVVDALMDGKQASEGELKEAFCVFDRDEDGFICPGELWNVMRRLGWKEGAMYEDCVRMIRPFDEDGDGKISFLEFRRMMENAI; encoded by the coding sequence ATGTGGGCTATGGTGATGATGGATCAAAACGTCCTAATCGCGCTGGTGTCATATCTCCTGATGTTGATCTTGGGGCCATTGATCATAGATGTCATCCTGGTAAGCAAAAAGATCTGGAGCTTCTTGCACACATTTACAAAATACCTAGCGCATGATGACACCCTCGTCGTCGACTCTATGGTGCTTGATGATAGCCCTGCATCGCCGGCGAAAGTAACTGGCGGTGGAGGATTAACATCTCGTGACATAGAAATTGTCACGGCGAGGCTAGGTCTTACCGGGTGGAGGTACCAAGGGTGTGAAGGAATTAGTGTCGTAGATGCGTTGATGGATGGTAAGCAAGCGAGCGAGGGCGAGCTGAAGGAAGCCTTCTGTGTTTTCGACCGTGATGAGGATGGGTTCATATGCCCCGGTGAGTTGTGGAATGTGATGAGGAGGCTTGGTTGGAAAGAAGGGGCCATGTATGAGGATTGTGTGAGGATGATCCGCCCCTTCGATGAGGATGGAGATGGCAAGATCAGCTTCCTAGAGTTTAGAAGGATGATGGAGAATGCCATTTAG